The Oncorhynchus kisutch isolate 150728-3 linkage group LG20, Okis_V2, whole genome shotgun sequence genome has a segment encoding these proteins:
- the LOC109865444 gene encoding protachykinin-1-like isoform X1, translating to MDILKFQLVIVTLFALVYTYQGLSFSVDKEHWVSKDWQDEPLEERLSSQVASLIKRSKARQFYGLMGKRSEDQPQPIKVDRKRNKGDMFVGLMGRRALSGESFTRITPDAPSTAVDIAEGSDTQPDSQEEWDQLQYY from the exons ATGGATATCTTGAAATTCCAGCTGGTAATAGTTACCCTGTTTGCACTGGTGTATACATACCAAGGATTGTCGTTTAGTGTTGACAAGGAACACTGGGTATCAAAAGACTGGCAG GATGAGCCACTGGAAGAGAGATTGTCCAGCCAAGTGGCTAGTCTGATAAAGAGATCCAAAGCCCGTCAGTTCTACGGGCTCATGGGCAAACGCTCAG AGGATCAGCCGCAGCCTATTAAAGTGGATAGAAAAC GAAACAAAGGGGACATGTTTGTTGGACTTATGGGAAGAAGAGCACTAAGTGGGG AATCGTTCACGAGGATCACTCCAGATGCTCCAAGCACTGCGGTCGATATCGCTGAGGGATCAGACACACAACCAG ATTCACAAGAGGAATGGGACCAACTCCAATATTACTAA
- the LOC109865444 gene encoding protachykinin-1-like isoform X2, whose translation MDILKFQLVIVTLFALVYTYQGLSFSVDKEHWVSKDWQDEPLEERLSSQVASLIKRSKARQFYGLMGKRSGNKGDMFVGLMGRRALSGESFTRITPDAPSTAVDIAEGSDTQPDSQEEWDQLQYY comes from the exons ATGGATATCTTGAAATTCCAGCTGGTAATAGTTACCCTGTTTGCACTGGTGTATACATACCAAGGATTGTCGTTTAGTGTTGACAAGGAACACTGGGTATCAAAAGACTGGCAG GATGAGCCACTGGAAGAGAGATTGTCCAGCCAAGTGGCTAGTCTGATAAAGAGATCCAAAGCCCGTCAGTTCTACGGGCTCATGGGCAAACGCTCAG GAAACAAAGGGGACATGTTTGTTGGACTTATGGGAAGAAGAGCACTAAGTGGGG AATCGTTCACGAGGATCACTCCAGATGCTCCAAGCACTGCGGTCGATATCGCTGAGGGATCAGACACACAACCAG ATTCACAAGAGGAATGGGACCAACTCCAATATTACTAA
- the LOC109865443 gene encoding histone acetyltransferase KAT7 isoform X3 has protein sequence MPRRRQSVHLGSGSDGTEDSDSSAEREQTNSSESDGNIPKRTRLTRASLRLSQSSQDTPDVKRVGDHDESPPLTPTGNAPSSESELDISSPNASHDESVAKDPALRDSDKDLSHRPKRRRCHETYNFNMKCPTPGCNSLGHLTGKHERHFAVSGCPLYHNLSADECKVKATTREKHEEESKVQEESNRHATRHQMPTSKQTRYKEQVTEMRKGRNSGLPKEQKEKYMEHRQSHGNTREPLLENITSEYDLELFRKAQARASEDLKTPQEKLRIQGQITEGSNMIKTILFGRYELDTWYHSPYPEEYARLGRLYVCEFCLKYMKSQTILRRHMAKCVWKHPPGDEVYRKGAISVFEVDGKKNKIYCQNLCLLAKLFLDHKTLYYDVEPFLFYVMTEADNTGCHLVGYFSKEKNSFLNYNVSCILTMPQYMRQGFGKMLIDFSYLLSKVEEKVGSPERPLSDLGLISYRSYWKEVLLRYMYNFQGKEISIKEISQETAVNPVDIVSTLQSLQMLKYWKGKHLVLKRQDLIDEWKAKETKRGSNNKTIDPSSLKWTPPKGT, from the exons ATGCCCCGTAGACGACAG AGTGTGCATTTGGGGAGCGGCTCTGATGGGACTGAAGATTCAGACTCCTctgcagagagagaacagacaaacAGCTCAGAGAGTGATGGAAACATACCCAAGAGAACACGCCTCACAAGAGCATCTCTACGCCTCAGCCAAAGCTCACAAG ACACACCAGATGTGAAGCGAGTCGGCGACCATGACGAGTCTCCGCCGTTGACGCCCACAGGCAACGCCCCATCATCTGAGTCTGAGCTGGACATCTCCAGCCCCAACGCCTCCCACGACGAGAGTGTGGCCAAAGACCCCGCCCTCAGAGACTCAGACAAGGACCTCTCCCACCGGCCCAAGCGCCGCCGCTGCCATGAGACCTACAATTTTAACATGAAGTGTCCCACACCGGGATGTAACTCACTGG GACATCTAACAGGAAAACATGAACGCCATTTTGCGGTTTCAGGATGTCCTCTTTACCATAACCTATCTGCTGATGAATGCAAG GTGAAAGCAACCACTCGCGAGAAACACGAAGAAGAATCAAAGGTGCAGGAGGAAAGCAACAGACACGCTACACGACATCAG ATGCCCACATCAAAACAGACGAGATACAAAGAGCAGGTGACGGAGATGAGAAAGGGGAGGAATTCTGGGCTTCCCAAGGAGCAGAAGGAGAAGTACATG GAGCATCGACAGAGCCACGGCAACACCAGAGAACCTCTTCTGGAGAACATCACTAGTGAATATGACCTGGAGCTTTTCAGAAAAGCCCAGGCACGCGCATCTGAAGATCTG AAAACGCCACAGGAGAAGCTGCGGATCCAGGGACAGATCACGGAGGGCAGCAACATGATCAAGACCATCCTGTTCGGCCGCTACGAGCTGGACACGTGGTACCACTCGCCCTACCCCGAAGAGTACGCCCGCCTGGGACGTCTCTACGTCTGCGAGTTCTGCCTCAAGTACATGAAGAGCCAGACCATTCTGAGACGACACATG GCTAAGTGTGTGTGGAAGCATCCGCCCGGCGATGAGGTCTACAGGAAGGGAGCCATCTCTGTCTTTGAGGTGGACGGCAAGAAGAACAAG ATCTACTGCCAGAACCTGTGTCTACTCGCCAAGCTCTTCCTGGATCACAAGACGCTGTACTACGACGTGGAACCCTTTCTGTTCTACGTTATGACTGAGGCAGACAACACAGGCTGCCATCTTGTGGGATACTTCTCTAAG GAGAAGAACTCTTTCCTCAACTACAACGTCTCCTGCATCCTGACAATGCCCCAGTACATGAGGCAAGGCTTTGGGAAGATGCTGATTGACTTCA gctacctgctgtccaaGGTGGAGGAGAAGGTGGGCTCCCCAGAGCGGCCCCTCTCGGACCTGGGCCTCATCAGCTACCGTAGCTACTGGAAAGAGGTGCTGCTGCGTTACATGTACAACTTCCAGGGCAAAGAGATCTCCATCAAAG agatCAGCCAGGAGACCGCTGTGAACCCAGTGGACATTGTCAGCACCCTGCAGTCCCTGCAGATGCTTAAGTACTGGAAGGGAAAGCACCTCGTCTTGAAGAGACAG GACCTGATCGATGAGTGGAAAGCTAAGGAGACCAAAAGAGGCAGCAACAACAAAACCATCGACCCCAGCTCACTTAAATGGACCCCGCCCAAAGGGACATAG
- the LOC109865443 gene encoding histone acetyltransferase KAT7 isoform X2 produces MSASCKKLNDSHSCSVTFCWINSLAAEVFQNQSVHLGSGSDGTEDSDSSAEREQTNSSESDGNIPKRTRLTRASLRLSQSSQDTPDVKRVGDHDESPPLTPTGNAPSSESELDISSPNASHDESVAKDPALRDSDKDLSHRPKRRRCHETYNFNMKCPTPGCNSLGHLTGKHERHFAVSGCPLYHNLSADECKVKATTREKHEEESKVQEESNRHATRHQMPTSKQTRYKEQVTEMRKGRNSGLPKEQKEKYMEHRQSHGNTREPLLENITSEYDLELFRKAQARASEDLEKLRIQGQITEGSNMIKTILFGRYELDTWYHSPYPEEYARLGRLYVCEFCLKYMKSQTILRRHMAKCVWKHPPGDEVYRKGAISVFEVDGKKNKIYCQNLCLLAKLFLDHKTLYYDVEPFLFYVMTEADNTGCHLVGYFSKEKNSFLNYNVSCILTMPQYMRQGFGKMLIDFSYLLSKVEEKVGSPERPLSDLGLISYRSYWKEVLLRYMYNFQGKEISIKEISQETAVNPVDIVSTLQSLQMLKYWKGKHLVLKRQDLIDEWKAKETKRGSNNKTIDPSSLKWTPPKGT; encoded by the exons ATGTCAGCTTCATGTAAAAAGCTAAATGATTCTCATTCCTGTTCAGTGACGTTTTGTTGGATAAATAGTCTGGCTGCAGAAGTCTTCCAGAACCAG AGTGTGCATTTGGGGAGCGGCTCTGATGGGACTGAAGATTCAGACTCCTctgcagagagagaacagacaaacAGCTCAGAGAGTGATGGAAACATACCCAAGAGAACACGCCTCACAAGAGCATCTCTACGCCTCAGCCAAAGCTCACAAG ACACACCAGATGTGAAGCGAGTCGGCGACCATGACGAGTCTCCGCCGTTGACGCCCACAGGCAACGCCCCATCATCTGAGTCTGAGCTGGACATCTCCAGCCCCAACGCCTCCCACGACGAGAGTGTGGCCAAAGACCCCGCCCTCAGAGACTCAGACAAGGACCTCTCCCACCGGCCCAAGCGCCGCCGCTGCCATGAGACCTACAATTTTAACATGAAGTGTCCCACACCGGGATGTAACTCACTGG GACATCTAACAGGAAAACATGAACGCCATTTTGCGGTTTCAGGATGTCCTCTTTACCATAACCTATCTGCTGATGAATGCAAG GTGAAAGCAACCACTCGCGAGAAACACGAAGAAGAATCAAAGGTGCAGGAGGAAAGCAACAGACACGCTACACGACATCAG ATGCCCACATCAAAACAGACGAGATACAAAGAGCAGGTGACGGAGATGAGAAAGGGGAGGAATTCTGGGCTTCCCAAGGAGCAGAAGGAGAAGTACATG GAGCATCGACAGAGCCACGGCAACACCAGAGAACCTCTTCTGGAGAACATCACTAGTGAATATGACCTGGAGCTTTTCAGAAAAGCCCAGGCACGCGCATCTGAAGATCTG GAGAAGCTGCGGATCCAGGGACAGATCACGGAGGGCAGCAACATGATCAAGACCATCCTGTTCGGCCGCTACGAGCTGGACACGTGGTACCACTCGCCCTACCCCGAAGAGTACGCCCGCCTGGGACGTCTCTACGTCTGCGAGTTCTGCCTCAAGTACATGAAGAGCCAGACCATTCTGAGACGACACATG GCTAAGTGTGTGTGGAAGCATCCGCCCGGCGATGAGGTCTACAGGAAGGGAGCCATCTCTGTCTTTGAGGTGGACGGCAAGAAGAACAAG ATCTACTGCCAGAACCTGTGTCTACTCGCCAAGCTCTTCCTGGATCACAAGACGCTGTACTACGACGTGGAACCCTTTCTGTTCTACGTTATGACTGAGGCAGACAACACAGGCTGCCATCTTGTGGGATACTTCTCTAAG GAGAAGAACTCTTTCCTCAACTACAACGTCTCCTGCATCCTGACAATGCCCCAGTACATGAGGCAAGGCTTTGGGAAGATGCTGATTGACTTCA gctacctgctgtccaaGGTGGAGGAGAAGGTGGGCTCCCCAGAGCGGCCCCTCTCGGACCTGGGCCTCATCAGCTACCGTAGCTACTGGAAAGAGGTGCTGCTGCGTTACATGTACAACTTCCAGGGCAAAGAGATCTCCATCAAAG agatCAGCCAGGAGACCGCTGTGAACCCAGTGGACATTGTCAGCACCCTGCAGTCCCTGCAGATGCTTAAGTACTGGAAGGGAAAGCACCTCGTCTTGAAGAGACAG GACCTGATCGATGAGTGGAAAGCTAAGGAGACCAAAAGAGGCAGCAACAACAAAACCATCGACCCCAGCTCACTTAAATGGACCCCGCCCAAAGGGACATAG
- the LOC109865443 gene encoding histone acetyltransferase KAT7 isoform X4, whose product MPRRRQSVHLGSGSDGTEDSDSSAEREQTNSSESDGNIPKRTRLTRASLRLSQSSQDTPDVKRVGDHDESPPLTPTGNAPSSESELDISSPNASHDESVAKDPALRDSDKDLSHRPKRRRCHETYNFNMKCPTPGCNSLGHLTGKHERHFAVSGCPLYHNLSADECKVKATTREKHEEESKVQEESNRHATRHQMPTSKQTRYKEQVTEMRKGRNSGLPKEQKEKYMEHRQSHGNTREPLLENITSEYDLELFRKAQARASEDLEKLRIQGQITEGSNMIKTILFGRYELDTWYHSPYPEEYARLGRLYVCEFCLKYMKSQTILRRHMAKCVWKHPPGDEVYRKGAISVFEVDGKKNKIYCQNLCLLAKLFLDHKTLYYDVEPFLFYVMTEADNTGCHLVGYFSKEKNSFLNYNVSCILTMPQYMRQGFGKMLIDFSYLLSKVEEKVGSPERPLSDLGLISYRSYWKEVLLRYMYNFQGKEISIKEISQETAVNPVDIVSTLQSLQMLKYWKGKHLVLKRQDLIDEWKAKETKRGSNNKTIDPSSLKWTPPKGT is encoded by the exons ATGCCCCGTAGACGACAG AGTGTGCATTTGGGGAGCGGCTCTGATGGGACTGAAGATTCAGACTCCTctgcagagagagaacagacaaacAGCTCAGAGAGTGATGGAAACATACCCAAGAGAACACGCCTCACAAGAGCATCTCTACGCCTCAGCCAAAGCTCACAAG ACACACCAGATGTGAAGCGAGTCGGCGACCATGACGAGTCTCCGCCGTTGACGCCCACAGGCAACGCCCCATCATCTGAGTCTGAGCTGGACATCTCCAGCCCCAACGCCTCCCACGACGAGAGTGTGGCCAAAGACCCCGCCCTCAGAGACTCAGACAAGGACCTCTCCCACCGGCCCAAGCGCCGCCGCTGCCATGAGACCTACAATTTTAACATGAAGTGTCCCACACCGGGATGTAACTCACTGG GACATCTAACAGGAAAACATGAACGCCATTTTGCGGTTTCAGGATGTCCTCTTTACCATAACCTATCTGCTGATGAATGCAAG GTGAAAGCAACCACTCGCGAGAAACACGAAGAAGAATCAAAGGTGCAGGAGGAAAGCAACAGACACGCTACACGACATCAG ATGCCCACATCAAAACAGACGAGATACAAAGAGCAGGTGACGGAGATGAGAAAGGGGAGGAATTCTGGGCTTCCCAAGGAGCAGAAGGAGAAGTACATG GAGCATCGACAGAGCCACGGCAACACCAGAGAACCTCTTCTGGAGAACATCACTAGTGAATATGACCTGGAGCTTTTCAGAAAAGCCCAGGCACGCGCATCTGAAGATCTG GAGAAGCTGCGGATCCAGGGACAGATCACGGAGGGCAGCAACATGATCAAGACCATCCTGTTCGGCCGCTACGAGCTGGACACGTGGTACCACTCGCCCTACCCCGAAGAGTACGCCCGCCTGGGACGTCTCTACGTCTGCGAGTTCTGCCTCAAGTACATGAAGAGCCAGACCATTCTGAGACGACACATG GCTAAGTGTGTGTGGAAGCATCCGCCCGGCGATGAGGTCTACAGGAAGGGAGCCATCTCTGTCTTTGAGGTGGACGGCAAGAAGAACAAG ATCTACTGCCAGAACCTGTGTCTACTCGCCAAGCTCTTCCTGGATCACAAGACGCTGTACTACGACGTGGAACCCTTTCTGTTCTACGTTATGACTGAGGCAGACAACACAGGCTGCCATCTTGTGGGATACTTCTCTAAG GAGAAGAACTCTTTCCTCAACTACAACGTCTCCTGCATCCTGACAATGCCCCAGTACATGAGGCAAGGCTTTGGGAAGATGCTGATTGACTTCA gctacctgctgtccaaGGTGGAGGAGAAGGTGGGCTCCCCAGAGCGGCCCCTCTCGGACCTGGGCCTCATCAGCTACCGTAGCTACTGGAAAGAGGTGCTGCTGCGTTACATGTACAACTTCCAGGGCAAAGAGATCTCCATCAAAG agatCAGCCAGGAGACCGCTGTGAACCCAGTGGACATTGTCAGCACCCTGCAGTCCCTGCAGATGCTTAAGTACTGGAAGGGAAAGCACCTCGTCTTGAAGAGACAG GACCTGATCGATGAGTGGAAAGCTAAGGAGACCAAAAGAGGCAGCAACAACAAAACCATCGACCCCAGCTCACTTAAATGGACCCCGCCCAAAGGGACATAG
- the LOC109865443 gene encoding histone acetyltransferase KAT7 isoform X1 codes for MSASCKKLNDSHSCSVTFCWINSLAAEVFQNQSVHLGSGSDGTEDSDSSAEREQTNSSESDGNIPKRTRLTRASLRLSQSSQDTPDVKRVGDHDESPPLTPTGNAPSSESELDISSPNASHDESVAKDPALRDSDKDLSHRPKRRRCHETYNFNMKCPTPGCNSLGHLTGKHERHFAVSGCPLYHNLSADECKVKATTREKHEEESKVQEESNRHATRHQMPTSKQTRYKEQVTEMRKGRNSGLPKEQKEKYMEHRQSHGNTREPLLENITSEYDLELFRKAQARASEDLKTPQEKLRIQGQITEGSNMIKTILFGRYELDTWYHSPYPEEYARLGRLYVCEFCLKYMKSQTILRRHMAKCVWKHPPGDEVYRKGAISVFEVDGKKNKIYCQNLCLLAKLFLDHKTLYYDVEPFLFYVMTEADNTGCHLVGYFSKEKNSFLNYNVSCILTMPQYMRQGFGKMLIDFSYLLSKVEEKVGSPERPLSDLGLISYRSYWKEVLLRYMYNFQGKEISIKEISQETAVNPVDIVSTLQSLQMLKYWKGKHLVLKRQDLIDEWKAKETKRGSNNKTIDPSSLKWTPPKGT; via the exons ATGTCAGCTTCATGTAAAAAGCTAAATGATTCTCATTCCTGTTCAGTGACGTTTTGTTGGATAAATAGTCTGGCTGCAGAAGTCTTCCAGAACCAG AGTGTGCATTTGGGGAGCGGCTCTGATGGGACTGAAGATTCAGACTCCTctgcagagagagaacagacaaacAGCTCAGAGAGTGATGGAAACATACCCAAGAGAACACGCCTCACAAGAGCATCTCTACGCCTCAGCCAAAGCTCACAAG ACACACCAGATGTGAAGCGAGTCGGCGACCATGACGAGTCTCCGCCGTTGACGCCCACAGGCAACGCCCCATCATCTGAGTCTGAGCTGGACATCTCCAGCCCCAACGCCTCCCACGACGAGAGTGTGGCCAAAGACCCCGCCCTCAGAGACTCAGACAAGGACCTCTCCCACCGGCCCAAGCGCCGCCGCTGCCATGAGACCTACAATTTTAACATGAAGTGTCCCACACCGGGATGTAACTCACTGG GACATCTAACAGGAAAACATGAACGCCATTTTGCGGTTTCAGGATGTCCTCTTTACCATAACCTATCTGCTGATGAATGCAAG GTGAAAGCAACCACTCGCGAGAAACACGAAGAAGAATCAAAGGTGCAGGAGGAAAGCAACAGACACGCTACACGACATCAG ATGCCCACATCAAAACAGACGAGATACAAAGAGCAGGTGACGGAGATGAGAAAGGGGAGGAATTCTGGGCTTCCCAAGGAGCAGAAGGAGAAGTACATG GAGCATCGACAGAGCCACGGCAACACCAGAGAACCTCTTCTGGAGAACATCACTAGTGAATATGACCTGGAGCTTTTCAGAAAAGCCCAGGCACGCGCATCTGAAGATCTG AAAACGCCACAGGAGAAGCTGCGGATCCAGGGACAGATCACGGAGGGCAGCAACATGATCAAGACCATCCTGTTCGGCCGCTACGAGCTGGACACGTGGTACCACTCGCCCTACCCCGAAGAGTACGCCCGCCTGGGACGTCTCTACGTCTGCGAGTTCTGCCTCAAGTACATGAAGAGCCAGACCATTCTGAGACGACACATG GCTAAGTGTGTGTGGAAGCATCCGCCCGGCGATGAGGTCTACAGGAAGGGAGCCATCTCTGTCTTTGAGGTGGACGGCAAGAAGAACAAG ATCTACTGCCAGAACCTGTGTCTACTCGCCAAGCTCTTCCTGGATCACAAGACGCTGTACTACGACGTGGAACCCTTTCTGTTCTACGTTATGACTGAGGCAGACAACACAGGCTGCCATCTTGTGGGATACTTCTCTAAG GAGAAGAACTCTTTCCTCAACTACAACGTCTCCTGCATCCTGACAATGCCCCAGTACATGAGGCAAGGCTTTGGGAAGATGCTGATTGACTTCA gctacctgctgtccaaGGTGGAGGAGAAGGTGGGCTCCCCAGAGCGGCCCCTCTCGGACCTGGGCCTCATCAGCTACCGTAGCTACTGGAAAGAGGTGCTGCTGCGTTACATGTACAACTTCCAGGGCAAAGAGATCTCCATCAAAG agatCAGCCAGGAGACCGCTGTGAACCCAGTGGACATTGTCAGCACCCTGCAGTCCCTGCAGATGCTTAAGTACTGGAAGGGAAAGCACCTCGTCTTGAAGAGACAG GACCTGATCGATGAGTGGAAAGCTAAGGAGACCAAAAGAGGCAGCAACAACAAAACCATCGACCCCAGCTCACTTAAATGGACCCCGCCCAAAGGGACATAG